A genome region from Sceloporus undulatus isolate JIND9_A2432 ecotype Alabama chromosome 1, SceUnd_v1.1, whole genome shotgun sequence includes the following:
- the NIF3L1 gene encoding NIF3-like protein 1 has protein sequence MQLSCLKQIPRHFLSVQSWVRLPLRAFMDLKVLVSSLNEYALLSLAESWDNVGLLVEPSPPHTVSTLFLTNDLTEEVMEEALQKKADLILSYHPPIFQPLKRITWKTWKERLVIRALENRVGIYSPHTAYDAIPHGVNNWLAKGLGSCTSVPLQQAVALDYPTDGSYRVEFNASSSENLEAVLSSVRAVPGVAFITTLPVRAEDEEQTRVSLNCTQQALVQVIALLSQNSLLYRKTEVISLQKPLLEDTGMGRLCMLKEPVSISVLIERLKSHLRLSHVRLALGTGKSLESQVKVVALCAGSGNSVLRGTESDLYLTGEMSHHDVLDAVSKGITVILCEHSNTERGFLLELQQTLAVHLEDKIHIIVSERDRDPLQVA, from the exons ATGCAGCTATCGTGCCTGAAGCAAATTCCACGACACTTCCTGAGTGTCCAGTCCTGGGTCCGTTTGCCTTTGAGAGCCTTCATGGATTTAAAGGTTCTGGTTTCTTCCCTAAATGAATATGCTCTGCTGTCGCTGGCTGAGAGTTGGGACAACGTTGGACTTTTGGTTGAACCAAGCCCTCCACATACTGTCAGCACCCTCTTTTTGACAAACGACCTAACGGAGGAAGTGATGGAGGAAGCACTCCAGAAGAAAGCTGACCTCATTCTTTCTTACCATCCACCTATTTTCCAGCCCCTCAAACGCATAACGTGGAAAACATGGAAAGAGCGTCTTGTTATCCGAGCCCTGGAAAACAGAGTTGGCATTTATTCTCCACATACAGCCTATGATGCTATACCCCATGGAGTCAATAATTGGCTTGCCAAAGGACTTG GTTCCTGCACCTCTGTTCCTCTGCAACAAGCTGTGGCATTAGATTACCCCACAGACGGGTCTTACCGGGTTGAGTTTAATGCTTCCTCTTCTGAAAATTTAGAAGCAGTTTTGTCCAGTGTGCGTGCGGTGCCAGGGGTAGCGTTCATCACAACTCTTCCTGTCAG GGCTGAAGATGAAGAGCAGACACGAGTCAGCTTGAACTGTACCCAGCAGGCATTGGTGCAAGTGATAGCCTTGCTTTCTCAGAACAGCCTTCTTTATCGTAAAACTGAAGTCATATCATTACAGAAG CCCTTGCTTGAAGATACAGGAATGGGACGCTTATGCATGCTGAAGGAGCCAGTCTCAATATCTGTCTTGATTGAGCGACTGAAAAGCCATTTGAGATTGTCTCATGTTCGTCTGGCTCTTGGAACAGGAAAATCATTGG AGTCCCAGGTGAAGGTGGTTGCTCTGTGTGCTGGTTCAGGAAATAGTGTTCTGCGAGGTACAGAAAGTGATCTCTATCTCACAG GAGAGATGTCCCACCATGATGTATTAGATGCTGTTTCCAAAGGAATAACTGTGATTTTGTGTGAGCACAGTAACACCGAACGAGGCTTTCTGTTGGAGTTGCAACAAACGCTAGCTGTGCACCTTGAGGACAAGATCCATATCATAGTttctgagagagacagagaccccCTTCAAGTGGCATAG